A stretch of the Takifugu flavidus isolate HTHZ2018 chromosome 1, ASM371156v2, whole genome shotgun sequence genome encodes the following:
- the gfra1b gene encoding GDNF family receptor alpha-1b — translation MILTFVIMLALPDPLLTLRGEGGSAPARPVHLDCVKASEQCLREPTCSTKYRTMRQCVAGRESNFSAVPGPEAQGECRSAIEAMKQSPLYNCRCRRGMKKEKNCLRIFWSIFQSLQGNDLLEYSPYEPVNSRLSDIFRLAPIIAAEPASTKENNCLNAAKACNLNDTCKKYRSAYINPCTSRVSASEICNKRKCHKALRHFFDKVPTKYSYGMLFCSCPAGDQTACAERRRQTIVPICSYEDKDKPNCLSLQNACKTNYICRSRLADFISSCQPEVRSISGCLRESYADCLLSYSGLIGTVMTPNYVRSLGISLSPWCDCSSSGNSKPECQRFAELFTNNRCLRNAIQAFGNGTDVGVWQPQPPIEPTAAEPSITRRVKDQSSNALDALTHLSKLDLNGDPLYPVCGTLQAQNLASNQTVDATLCVNHQLGESSSSNAIARSSGVALTSSCASILLLMLVVTFPAPLQDVQLL, via the exons ATGATCTTAACTTTTGTCATCATGTTGGCCCTCCCGG ACCCGCTGCTCACCTTGAGGGGCGAGGGCGGCAGCGCGCCGGCCCGGCCCGTGCACCTCGACTGCGTAAAGGCCAGCGAGCAGTGCCTAAGGGAgcccacctgcagcaccaagTACCGCACGATGAGGCAGTGCGTGGCGGGCCGGGAGAGCAACTTCAGCGCGGTCCCGGGTCCGGAGGCGCAGGGCGAGTGTCGCAGCGCCATCGAAGCCATGAAGCAGAGCCCGCTGTACAACTGCAGGTGCAGGAgaggcatgaagaaggagaagaactGCCTCCGGATCTTCTGGAGCATATTTCAGAGCTTACAGG GTAATGACTTGCTGGAATACTCTCCTTATGAACCGGTCAACAGCCGGCTGTCGGATATTTTCCGCCTGGCTCCCATCATCGCCG CTGAGCCCGCATCCACCAAAGAAAACAACTGCCTGAACGCCGCCAAAGCGTGCAACCTGAATGACACGTGCAAGAAATACCGCTCGGCTTACATCAACCCCTGCACCAGCAGGGTGTCTGCCTCTGAGATCTGCAACAAACGCAAATGCCACAAAGCCCTGCGGCACTTCTTTGACAAG GTTCCAACAAAATACAGCTACGGGATGCTGTTCTGCTCCTGTCCTGCGGGGGACCAGACGGCCTGTGCAGAGCGCAGACGACAGACCATCGTCCCCATCTGCTCCTATGAGGACAAAGACAAGCCAAACTGTTTGTCTCTCCAAAACGCCTGCAAGACCAACTACATCTGCAG GTCGAGGCTGGCCGACTTTATCAGCAGCTGTCAGCCTGAGGTTCGCTCCATATCCGGCTGCCTGAGGGAGAGCTACGCCGACTGTCTGCTGTCCTACTCGGGCCTCATTG GTACGGTGATGACGCCCAACTACGTGCGGTCGCTGGGCATAAGCCTGTCGCCGTGGTgcgactgcagcagcagcgggaacAGCAAGCCGGAGTGTCAGCGATTTGCGGAGCTTTTCACCAACAACCGATGCCTCC GAAACGCAATACAAGCATTCGGAAACGGTACTGATGTTGGGGTGTGGCAGCCTCAGCCCCCCATTGAGCCCACTGCAGCAGAGCCGAGCATCACTCGAAGGGTCAAAGACCAAAGCAGCAATGCGCTGGATGCGCTGACGCACTTGAGCAAACTGGATCTCAATGGTGATCCGTTGTATCCCGTCTGTGGCACCTTGCAG GCCCAAAACCTGGCATCCAATCAGACGGTGGATGCCACCCTGTGTGTG AACCATCAACTGGGCGAGTCCAGCAGCTCTAATGCCATCGCCAGGAGTTCAGGAGTCGCGCTCACGAGCTCGTGCgcctccatcctgctgctcatgctggTTGTTACTTTTCCAGCGCCGCTACAGGACGTCCAGCTTTTGTAA